One genomic window of Bacillota bacterium includes the following:
- a CDS encoding carboxypeptidase-like regulatory domain-containing protein, giving the protein MRWPGKGGRRRGFTLTEVLVVVVVLGILAGITVGVMPAAARRAKRSALCSTLAELQGQVHRFYAETNAYPCAVQPTADAAQQLALDAVDVHGAKFVDGYIRFAPETKAGALGLDPAGGETVYYGIAYCGRVFATQVAPQGGAWTDGNTLVWVQNDPWRPHRLGDLCGSSGLLTPGGATITLWASQTESTPGTPITVNGRVVDASGAGVPNAQVRVDITGSVTGTRSVTVTTAQDGTFVVDVTTDVPEYVVVSATVIG; this is encoded by the coding sequence TTGAGGTGGCCGGGTAAGGGCGGCCGCAGGCGCGGCTTCACGCTCACCGAAGTGCTCGTGGTGGTTGTGGTGCTGGGGATACTGGCCGGTATAACCGTGGGGGTGATGCCGGCCGCGGCCAGGCGGGCGAAGCGGTCGGCGCTGTGCTCTACCCTGGCCGAGCTGCAGGGGCAGGTGCACAGGTTCTACGCCGAGACCAACGCTTACCCCTGCGCCGTGCAGCCCACGGCAGATGCGGCGCAGCAACTGGCTCTCGATGCCGTTGATGTCCACGGGGCCAAGTTCGTGGACGGCTACATTCGGTTCGCGCCCGAGACCAAGGCTGGCGCGCTGGGCCTCGACCCTGCGGGCGGGGAAACGGTCTATTACGGAATCGCCTACTGCGGCCGGGTGTTTGCGACCCAGGTGGCGCCCCAGGGCGGGGCGTGGACGGACGGGAACACCCTGGTGTGGGTGCAGAACGACCCGTGGCGCCCGCACCGGCTGGGCGACCTGTGCGGCTCAAGCGGCTTGCTCACGCCTGGCGGGGCGACCATAACCCTGTGGGCGTCTCAGACCGAGTCCACGCCGGGCACGCCCATCACAGTCAACGGCCGGGTGGTGGACGCTTCCGGCGCGGGCGTGCCGAACGCCCAGGTTCGCGTGGACATCACGGGCTCGGTGACGGGCACGCGGTCCGTGACGGTGACCACGGCGCAGGACGGCACGTTCGTGGTGGACGTGACCACGGACGTGCCCGAGTACGTCGTGGTGTCGGCCACGGTCATCGGCTGA
- a CDS encoding DivIVA domain-containing protein, translated as MRISDVQRSFPRRFRGYDPDAVRAHLEQVAEALSAAERETARLRAENEGLKADLGKKFRSEHTVAEALLQAQELAARVKAEAEAEARAVVDAARAEAERLVTVARAEADARRARAEEAALAAERRLEALRAALAEAVSRGRAALSAGLEAIGVADAWLGEGGLEDNLEAGELVGGEPVEVAG; from the coding sequence GTGAGGATCAGTGATGTGCAGCGTTCCTTCCCGCGCAGGTTCCGGGGTTACGACCCCGACGCGGTGCGTGCGCACCTGGAGCAGGTTGCGGAAGCGCTTTCCGCCGCCGAACGCGAAACGGCGCGGCTGCGCGCGGAGAACGAGGGCCTGAAGGCCGACCTGGGCAAGAAGTTCCGGTCCGAGCACACCGTGGCCGAAGCGCTGTTGCAGGCCCAGGAACTTGCCGCCCGGGTGAAGGCCGAGGCGGAGGCGGAGGCGCGGGCGGTGGTGGATGCTGCCCGGGCGGAAGCCGAGAGGCTGGTGACCGTGGCCCGCGCGGAGGCCGACGCGCGCCGCGCCAGGGCGGAGGAGGCGGCCCTTGCTGCCGAGCGGCGGCTGGAGGCCCTGCGCGCTGCCCTGGCCGAGGCGGTATCCAGGGGCCGGGCCGCCCTTTCGGCGGGGCTGGAGGCCATAGGGGTGGCGGACGCCTGGCTCGGTGAAGGCGGCCTCGAGGACAACCTTGAAGCCGGAGAACTCGTGGGAGGTGAACCCGTTGAGGTGGCCGGGTAA